In the genome of Hyphomonas sp. Mor2, one region contains:
- the cutA gene encoding divalent-cation tolerance protein CutA yields the protein MTDLTLYRITCPRQRVARAIADDAVESRAAACANIQGPMASTYRWKGVVEQAFEFILWLKAPAKNFAKIEAIVKEHHPYDVPAIVALGCTQVNAPYEAWVLENTDTE from the coding sequence GTGACCGACCTCACCTTGTATCGGATCACCTGCCCGCGTCAGCGCGTTGCGCGTGCCATCGCGGATGACGCGGTCGAATCGCGCGCCGCCGCTTGCGCCAACATTCAAGGACCCATGGCGTCGACCTATCGCTGGAAAGGGGTGGTGGAGCAGGCCTTTGAATTCATCCTTTGGTTAAAGGCGCCCGCCAAAAATTTCGCCAAAATCGAAGCCATTGTGAAAGAGCATCACCCGTATGATGTGCCCGCTATTGTGGCGCTTGGCTGCACCCAGGTGAACGCACCCTATGAGGCCTGGGTCCTAGAGAATACGGATACTGAATAG
- the trpB gene encoding tryptophan synthase subunit beta gives MSLRNTWEQWPDEHGRFGEFGGRYVAETLMPLILDLEQEYRASKQDLAFAAQMDDLWAHYVGRPSPLYFAERLTEHFGGAKIYLKRDELNHTGAHKINNCLGQVLLAMRMGKTRIIAETGAGQHGVATATVCARFGLKCVVFMGETDVERQKPNVFRMKLLGAEIVPVSSGTGTLKDAMNEALRDWVTNVHDTFYCIGTAAGPHPYPELVRDFQSVIGKEARAQILEREGRLPDAVMACIGGGSNAIGLFHPFIEDEDVRLIGVEASGHGIETGQHAAALNGGAPGILHGNKTYLLQTDDGQIIDAHSISAGLDYPGIGPEHSFLRDTGRAEYLTCTDNEALEAFQLCTRLEGIIPALEPSHALARVGEVAEALGKDGLLILNMCGRGDKDVFSVAEALGVEM, from the coding sequence ATGAGTTTGCGAAATACCTGGGAGCAGTGGCCAGATGAGCATGGCCGTTTTGGTGAGTTTGGCGGCCGCTATGTCGCCGAAACGCTGATGCCCCTCATTCTCGACCTGGAACAGGAATACCGCGCGTCAAAACAGGATCTCGCCTTTGCTGCGCAGATGGATGATCTCTGGGCCCATTATGTCGGCCGCCCCAGCCCGCTCTATTTCGCTGAGCGGCTGACGGAGCATTTCGGCGGCGCCAAGATCTATCTGAAGCGCGACGAGCTCAACCATACTGGCGCGCACAAGATCAATAATTGCCTGGGTCAGGTGCTGCTCGCCATGCGCATGGGCAAGACGCGGATCATTGCCGAGACCGGGGCGGGCCAGCACGGCGTGGCGACGGCCACCGTTTGCGCCCGGTTCGGTTTGAAATGCGTGGTCTTCATGGGTGAGACGGATGTCGAGCGTCAGAAACCCAACGTGTTTCGCATGAAACTTCTCGGCGCTGAGATTGTTCCGGTTTCTTCCGGCACCGGAACGCTGAAAGATGCGATGAATGAAGCCCTGCGCGATTGGGTGACCAATGTGCATGACACGTTCTATTGCATCGGCACGGCGGCCGGCCCGCATCCCTATCCTGAACTTGTCCGCGACTTTCAGAGTGTGATCGGCAAGGAAGCCCGGGCCCAGATCCTGGAACGCGAAGGTCGTCTGCCGGATGCGGTCATGGCCTGCATTGGCGGTGGCTCGAATGCGATCGGTCTGTTCCATCCGTTTATCGAGGATGAAGACGTCCGCCTGATCGGCGTTGAGGCCTCAGGCCACGGTATCGAGACCGGTCAGCATGCAGCCGCCCTCAATGGCGGTGCCCCCGGCATTCTGCATGGGAACAAGACCTATCTGCTGCAAACCGATGATGGCCAGATCATCGATGCTCATTCGATCTCAGCCGGCCTGGACTATCCCGGCATCGGCCCGGAACACAGCTTCCTGCGCGATACGGGCCGGGCCGAATATCTGACCTGTACAGACAATGAAGCTCTGGAAGCGTTCCAGCTGTGCACGCGTCTGGAAGGGATCATCCCGGCGCTAGAGCCAAGCCACGCCCTTGCTCGCGTCGGCGAGGTTGCTGAAGCGCTTGGCAAGGATGGCTTGCTGATTCTCAACATGTGCGGACGGGGCGATAAGGACGTCTTCTCTGTCGCCGAAGCCTTGGGAGTGGAAATGTGA
- a CDS encoding phosphoribosylanthranilate isomerase, with product MAQVKICGLKDTAHIRAAAEAGADWVGFVLFPKSPRNILGDGEDALDEVCALSDFAQDLGLLSVVLLVDPDEDLFDDVLHEVEPDAIQLHGKESPDQVLRWWRDCSGICELWRAVGVANEDDLEALDQWRVDRLLIDAKPPEDADRPGGLGETWDWTLLEGFEPGVPWILAGGLTPENVEDAIAATGATAVDVSSGVESAPGLKDEDMIRAFIDAAKSA from the coding sequence ATGGCTCAGGTAAAGATCTGCGGACTAAAGGATACGGCTCACATACGAGCGGCGGCGGAAGCTGGCGCCGACTGGGTTGGATTTGTCCTTTTCCCGAAAAGTCCGCGCAACATTCTAGGCGACGGGGAAGACGCGCTGGATGAGGTTTGCGCGCTTTCGGACTTTGCTCAGGACCTTGGCCTGTTGTCCGTCGTCCTGCTCGTCGATCCGGACGAAGATCTGTTTGACGATGTCCTGCACGAAGTCGAACCGGACGCGATCCAGTTGCATGGCAAGGAATCGCCGGACCAGGTGCTGCGCTGGTGGCGCGATTGCAGTGGCATCTGCGAGCTCTGGCGGGCGGTGGGCGTTGCCAATGAGGATGATCTTGAAGCGCTCGATCAATGGCGCGTGGATCGCCTGCTGATTGACGCGAAACCGCCAGAAGACGCCGATCGACCCGGCGGTCTCGGCGAGACCTGGGACTGGACTCTGCTCGAGGGATTTGAACCCGGCGTACCCTGGATCCTGGCGGGTGGACTGACGCCGGAAAATGTCGAGGATGCCATAGCTGCGACAGGTGCGACGGCAGTGGATGTTTCCTCTGGTGTCGAAAGCGCGCCGGGTCTAAAGGACGAGGACATGATCCGGGCGTTCATCGACGCCGCAAAATCTGCCTAG
- a CDS encoding DUF11 domain-containing protein, producing MGFGRKLICDALFALALASVVLFACALPAYGDLGERVTNVATVSQASPSGSVVQQTNEAAFIIEARRTPSDIEFFRIVQNAPDGVAVQLHGTDFSPSGELSGPFLALDRNLLPGATATDPAVPVDLVPAQTYVPGEIMVVRVIDLGQNGNPDRIETVNVTVETDGGDTIVLRLYEDGPNSGQFYGFFPSKADATAIFDNELTALQESLLTATYVDVFDATEVSVDTALVDPFGRVFDSLTGALLSDVSVTIIDVSTGLPAQVLGIDGNGTAPSTVLTSKPVTDSSGKTYATQPGAFFFPVLTPGTYQILVEAPNGYAYPSIRSPEDFEALPNAPYDIWTQASYAGTFTVSVSGPLNLDIPLDPNSELIVRKQAFDTHAAIGDFVGYTIELENAATLAAPVRLKDTLPAGFRYVAGSARLAGAQIADPVIDADGRGLTFVGGLIPPGERLELTYLAAIGPGTAFGEAVNQVVAISPSGAPLSNVAEAAVQVESDFLNERLTIIGRVAEAACQPGDAWARNIQDGAGVAGVRVYMETGRYVVTDADGLFHFEGIRPGTHVVQVDEATLPSGYEPIICEETTRYAGSALSKFVDAQGGTVWRANFYLQRTEAIDETADDVQAQLRDEDVFDEAWLNTQTEGRFAWAYPQVGQSPHGRSVNLGLVHRPRQSVSLSLNGQSVPGLNFSGKDLSATRNVAISRWVGVDIQRGENTFVAQLFDQDGNLLETLTRAVWFVDDVTRARLVDDQSIVVADGRTKPVIAVRLEDGAGHPVHEGRIVEISVAAPYRLAQEAEEEFEAPVDAGFSAVTGIRVGADGIARVELEPTLDSGRARLEVRLADGTNEEIDVWLQSEKRDWIVVGLVEAEGVNARLEEATGRDINQKMADGRVAFFAKGVVKGDWLLTVAIDTVKRRGDADGEIFDEIDPDAYYTLYGDRTWQHNNAESRYPVYVKLEKNTFQALFGDYETGFTETDLGRYSRRLSGLKADYESETLTVTAFASETNQSFVKDELAADGTSGPFRLRAAPLVRSSEVISVETRDRFRADQVVNVRRYNRYVDYDIDYITGEIFFRQPIAATDNAFNPNVIVVDYETSAPGERGITAGLRAASRTADGAVQTGITLVHEEDGASEGFAGSRLAAADLTVQLDASTEVRAEIATSEADTEIGDVAGDAVLLEATKRTETLSLTGYYRQESEGFGLGQQASNTSALRRIGAQISAEIGVEEIAGSNDRSVRRVEGQAYRETNLSQGAQRTVADALVTQDSQTFGASIGLRAVAEKYDSEADDRRSVLLLAGLRKTFLDQGLTLSAVWEEPLNQVGANDEATLFPGRTVLGLDKTLGKSASFNVRHEITNGDHASGQNTIAGVTWEPRGGTQLRAGADMLTQDSARRIGATVGVDQVWQANDAWTLSGGVARRANIDGGDAPLDVAPDAAFGPLDDGVRSPLTQAEQYTSAYFGAGYQVDGMAASGRIEARDSASGKRLVAVLGGAREITKTLSFSAAARQQKESLADQDDRKQTDIRVGAVWRPRGEGIVVLNRFDYGHVKEGALQNRSKLVNNLAVSAMVSKRTQVSVYHGIKHVETDFNGARASGFTHLIGGEMRHDISKTFDLGFQATWTSGELSDTQAWSYGPSIGFSPDKNIWISLGWNASGFGDDDFEAAEYRQEGPYIKLRAKFDQNTIKGLVEGLGLGAN from the coding sequence ATGGGCTTCGGGCGGAAGCTAATCTGTGATGCGTTGTTCGCGCTTGCCCTGGCGAGTGTGGTCCTGTTCGCGTGTGCCTTGCCAGCCTATGGCGATCTCGGCGAACGCGTGACTAATGTGGCAACGGTCAGCCAGGCGTCCCCTTCCGGCAGTGTTGTTCAGCAGACCAACGAAGCCGCCTTCATCATCGAAGCGCGTCGAACTCCGTCAGACATCGAATTCTTCCGCATCGTCCAGAATGCGCCGGATGGGGTCGCGGTTCAATTGCATGGAACGGATTTCAGTCCATCAGGCGAACTTAGCGGACCATTTCTGGCTCTGGATCGAAACCTGTTGCCGGGTGCAACCGCCACTGATCCGGCTGTGCCCGTCGATCTGGTGCCTGCGCAAACATATGTTCCTGGCGAGATCATGGTGGTTCGCGTCATCGATCTCGGCCAGAACGGAAATCCTGACCGAATTGAAACCGTCAACGTCACGGTCGAGACCGATGGCGGCGACACGATCGTATTGCGGCTTTACGAGGATGGTCCGAATTCAGGTCAGTTTTATGGGTTTTTTCCAAGTAAAGCGGATGCCACGGCGATCTTTGACAATGAGCTTACCGCACTGCAGGAGAGCCTGCTGACGGCCACATATGTTGATGTATTTGATGCAACAGAAGTGTCAGTCGATACCGCCCTGGTCGACCCGTTCGGTCGAGTCTTCGACAGTCTGACGGGGGCGTTGCTCAGCGACGTCTCGGTGACCATCATAGACGTCAGCACCGGTCTTCCGGCTCAGGTTCTCGGCATTGACGGCAATGGCACCGCGCCATCGACGGTCCTGACCAGCAAACCCGTCACGGATTCGTCCGGCAAGACATATGCAACACAGCCTGGGGCTTTTTTCTTCCCTGTTTTGACGCCGGGTACATACCAGATCCTGGTCGAGGCGCCGAACGGATATGCGTATCCATCGATTCGATCGCCGGAGGATTTCGAAGCCCTGCCAAATGCTCCATATGATATTTGGACACAGGCCTCCTATGCCGGCACGTTCACCGTCTCGGTCTCTGGGCCATTGAATCTTGACATTCCTCTGGATCCGAATAGCGAACTGATCGTCCGCAAACAGGCCTTCGACACGCATGCAGCGATTGGCGACTTTGTCGGATACACGATCGAGCTTGAGAATGCTGCGACGCTAGCGGCGCCGGTCCGCCTGAAAGATACACTGCCGGCCGGGTTCCGCTATGTGGCTGGGTCTGCGCGTCTCGCGGGCGCGCAGATCGCCGACCCTGTGATAGACGCAGACGGGCGGGGACTCACTTTTGTCGGCGGTCTTATTCCGCCGGGCGAGCGCCTCGAACTGACCTATTTGGCTGCGATCGGGCCGGGCACCGCATTTGGCGAGGCGGTCAATCAGGTGGTCGCGATCAGCCCCAGCGGAGCGCCTTTGTCGAATGTCGCCGAAGCCGCGGTCCAGGTTGAGAGTGATTTTCTCAATGAACGGCTGACCATTATTGGCCGAGTGGCCGAGGCCGCCTGCCAGCCCGGCGATGCCTGGGCGCGAAACATTCAGGACGGCGCAGGCGTTGCAGGTGTGCGGGTGTATATGGAAACCGGCCGGTACGTGGTCACTGACGCAGATGGCCTGTTCCATTTCGAAGGCATTCGTCCCGGGACTCACGTCGTTCAGGTCGACGAAGCGACCCTGCCTTCAGGATATGAACCCATCATCTGTGAAGAGACGACGCGCTATGCAGGCAGCGCCCTGTCCAAGTTTGTCGACGCCCAGGGTGGCACCGTCTGGCGTGCAAATTTTTATCTGCAGCGTACGGAAGCGATCGACGAAACAGCCGATGACGTCCAGGCGCAGCTGCGCGATGAGGACGTTTTCGATGAGGCGTGGCTAAATACGCAAACTGAAGGCAGGTTCGCCTGGGCCTATCCGCAAGTCGGGCAAAGCCCGCATGGACGCTCCGTCAATCTGGGTCTTGTGCATAGACCAAGGCAGAGTGTGTCCCTGAGCCTCAATGGCCAGAGCGTTCCGGGACTGAATTTCTCAGGCAAGGACCTCTCTGCGACCCGTAATGTTGCAATCTCGCGCTGGGTGGGCGTTGACATTCAGCGGGGTGAGAACACGTTCGTGGCGCAACTATTTGATCAGGACGGCAACCTCCTCGAGACGCTGACTCGCGCGGTCTGGTTTGTCGATGACGTGACGCGCGCCCGGCTCGTCGATGATCAATCCATTGTCGTCGCCGACGGTCGAACCAAACCGGTTATCGCGGTACGGCTCGAAGATGGTGCAGGGCATCCGGTCCATGAAGGCCGGATCGTGGAGATCAGTGTGGCGGCGCCTTACCGCCTGGCGCAGGAAGCCGAGGAAGAGTTCGAAGCACCCGTGGACGCGGGGTTCTCTGCGGTGACCGGAATTCGCGTGGGCGCCGACGGCATTGCGCGTGTGGAGCTCGAGCCCACACTCGATTCGGGCCGCGCGCGGCTTGAGGTTCGCCTGGCCGACGGCACAAACGAGGAGATCGATGTCTGGCTGCAATCCGAGAAGCGCGACTGGATTGTGGTGGGCCTGGTTGAAGCAGAAGGCGTAAACGCGCGCCTGGAAGAAGCCACAGGCCGAGATATCAACCAGAAAATGGCTGATGGCCGCGTCGCCTTTTTCGCCAAGGGCGTGGTCAAGGGAGACTGGTTGCTGACCGTGGCCATCGACACAGTCAAGCGCCGGGGCGATGCGGATGGCGAGATCTTCGATGAAATCGATCCGGATGCCTATTACACCCTGTATGGGGATCGGACCTGGCAACACAATAATGCTGAAAGCCGGTACCCGGTCTATGTCAAACTCGAGAAGAACACGTTCCAGGCCCTGTTCGGAGATTATGAGACGGGCTTCACCGAGACCGATCTCGGACGCTATTCTCGCCGATTGTCGGGTCTGAAAGCTGACTATGAGAGCGAAACGCTGACCGTGACGGCGTTTGCGTCGGAGACCAATCAGTCCTTCGTCAAGGACGAACTCGCCGCGGATGGGACATCCGGACCTTTCCGTCTGCGCGCGGCGCCGCTGGTCCGGTCATCCGAAGTGATCTCGGTCGAGACCCGCGACCGGTTCCGCGCGGATCAGGTCGTCAATGTTCGTCGCTACAATCGCTATGTCGATTATGACATCGACTATATCACCGGCGAGATTTTCTTTCGTCAGCCAATCGCGGCGACAGATAATGCGTTCAACCCGAATGTGATCGTCGTGGACTATGAGACCTCTGCTCCAGGGGAGCGCGGTATCACGGCCGGCTTGCGGGCCGCGAGCCGAACCGCCGATGGCGCGGTCCAGACGGGCATCACCTTAGTCCATGAAGAAGATGGAGCCTCGGAGGGGTTTGCCGGGTCGCGTCTGGCCGCCGCGGACCTGACCGTGCAGTTGGATGCAAGCACCGAAGTACGGGCCGAAATTGCGACGTCTGAAGCGGACACTGAGATCGGCGACGTCGCTGGCGATGCGGTCCTGTTAGAAGCCACGAAGCGAACCGAGACGCTCAGTCTGACTGGGTATTACCGGCAGGAAAGCGAAGGCTTTGGTCTTGGGCAGCAGGCGTCGAATACGTCAGCGCTGCGCCGCATCGGGGCGCAGATCAGCGCCGAGATCGGAGTTGAGGAAATCGCCGGCAGCAATGACCGATCGGTGCGCCGGGTCGAAGGACAGGCCTATCGCGAAACAAATCTCAGCCAGGGCGCGCAGCGCACGGTTGCCGACGCTCTTGTCACACAAGACAGTCAGACCTTCGGCGCGAGCATCGGGCTGCGGGCCGTTGCGGAAAAGTATGACAGTGAAGCGGATGATCGGCGATCTGTTCTCTTGCTGGCTGGCTTGCGCAAGACCTTCCTGGACCAGGGGCTCACCCTGAGTGCCGTCTGGGAAGAACCGCTGAATCAGGTTGGAGCCAATGACGAGGCGACTCTGTTCCCCGGACGCACCGTGCTGGGTCTCGATAAGACACTTGGCAAATCGGCCTCATTCAATGTTCGGCATGAGATCACCAATGGCGATCATGCGTCTGGCCAGAATACGATTGCCGGAGTGACGTGGGAGCCCCGCGGCGGGACGCAATTGCGCGCAGGGGCCGACATGTTGACCCAGGATAGTGCGCGTCGGATCGGCGCAACGGTCGGGGTGGATCAGGTCTGGCAGGCCAATGATGCCTGGACCTTGAGCGGCGGCGTCGCGCGCCGGGCGAACATTGATGGGGGGGATGCCCCGCTGGATGTGGCTCCGGACGCAGCCTTCGGGCCGCTCGACGACGGGGTGCGCAGCCCGCTGACCCAGGCAGAACAATACACGTCCGCCTATTTCGGCGCCGGGTATCAGGTCGACGGTATGGCCGCATCCGGCCGGATCGAAGCGCGCGACAGTGCCTCAGGCAAGCGCCTTGTGGCGGTGCTCGGTGGCGCCCGTGAAATCACCAAGACACTGTCCTTCTCTGCCGCCGCACGCCAGCAGAAGGAGTCGCTCGCGGATCAGGACGATCGCAAGCAAACCGACATTCGCGTCGGTGCGGTCTGGCGCCCGCGCGGTGAAGGTATCGTCGTGTTGAACCGGTTTGATTATGGCCATGTGAAGGAAGGCGCGCTGCAAAACCGCTCCAAGCTGGTCAACAATCTGGCGGTGAGCGCTATGGTGTCCAAGCGCACCCAGGTTTCGGTCTATCATGGGATCAAGCATGTTGAGACTGACTTTAACGGCGCCCGTGCGAGCGGCTTCACGCATCTGATCGGCGGCGAAATGCGCCACGATATCAGCAAGACATTTGACCTCGGTTTCCAGGCGACCTGGACGTCTGGAGAGCTGAGCGACACGCAAGCCTGGTCTTATGGTCCAAGTATTGGATTTAGCCCGGATAAGAATATCTGGATCAGCCTCGGCTGGAACGCGTCCGGATTCGGTGATGATGATTTTGAAGCGGCTGAGTACCGGCAGGAGGGTCCATATATCAAACTCCGCGCCAAGTTCGACCAGAACACAATCAAAGGCTTGGTCGAGGGCTTGGGATTGGGCGCCAACTAA
- a CDS encoding DUF11 domain-containing protein yields MSILGAREILSRFGLAAALCLGLANAAQAANNLTEAGVSVSNTFELSYSVSGTAQPVITNDNVSPPVGAVVQGTPTVFTVDRKVDFIVTATNSTLTSAPNTNATLTFEVLNEGNDTSAYSFSIDDLDSGASTFDATSLIVRYLVDANDNGSADDGAYTTITQTPIGTAAGSAFITGDVPKGVLVFVQVQGTIDASVADTFTDDITLVAEARDPTTFLNEASGSPAAVTTASGGANVLTGTAQNVLADSTGVAAAEAAGDADGLYAATGIIQVESASLAASKTVTVVKEPDIADPFVALTDCATATAVAGAKAVPGSCVEYVIQVQNNGASATATNLVIDDILPAEVNFIAASLATTTTTGFADDSGVAGAGPVLTVPSTPADSNCDGTTTCVIQLSDAVLAAGEIGQIIIRAEVK; encoded by the coding sequence ATGAGTATACTAGGGGCACGGGAGATTCTCTCCCGTTTCGGCCTGGCCGCGGCACTGTGCCTGGGTCTGGCGAATGCGGCGCAAGCTGCGAACAATTTGACCGAAGCTGGTGTTTCGGTCTCCAACACATTCGAACTGAGCTATAGCGTGTCCGGGACGGCGCAGCCGGTCATCACGAACGACAATGTCAGCCCACCCGTGGGCGCAGTCGTGCAGGGTACACCAACTGTATTCACGGTAGACCGTAAGGTCGACTTCATTGTGACGGCGACCAATTCTACGCTGACTTCCGCGCCGAATACCAACGCGACCCTGACCTTTGAGGTCCTCAACGAAGGCAATGACACGTCTGCCTACTCGTTCTCGATCGATGATCTGGACTCAGGGGCTTCAACCTTCGATGCGACCTCTCTGATCGTCCGTTATCTGGTCGACGCCAACGACAATGGAAGCGCCGATGATGGCGCCTACACGACGATCACGCAGACGCCGATTGGAACGGCTGCCGGATCCGCCTTCATTACCGGAGATGTTCCCAAGGGCGTTCTCGTCTTCGTCCAGGTTCAGGGAACGATCGACGCATCGGTCGCTGACACATTTACGGATGATATCACCCTCGTCGCTGAAGCGCGCGACCCGACGACCTTCCTGAATGAAGCCTCCGGCAGCCCGGCGGCTGTGACGACGGCGTCCGGCGGCGCGAATGTGCTGACGGGCACGGCGCAAAACGTCCTGGCCGACAGTACCGGCGTGGCTGCAGCGGAAGCCGCAGGCGACGCGGACGGGCTATATGCGGCGACCGGGATTATTCAGGTCGAATCTGCAAGCCTGGCTGCATCCAAAACAGTGACTGTGGTCAAGGAACCGGACATTGCTGACCCATTTGTGGCGCTGACCGACTGTGCGACGGCAACCGCAGTTGCGGGGGCGAAAGCGGTTCCAGGCTCGTGCGTGGAATATGTCATCCAGGTTCAGAACAATGGCGCCTCAGCGACGGCGACCAATCTCGTGATCGACGACATTCTGCCTGCCGAGGTCAATTTCATCGCCGCTTCACTGGCGACAACGACCACTACCGGATTTGCAGATGATAGCGGCGTCGCTGGCGCTGGCCCTGTCCTGACCGTGCCGAGCACCCCAGCGGATAGCAATTGTGATGGCACGACCACTTGCGTGATCCAGCTCTCAGACGCGGTGCTTGCCGCGGGTGAAATTGGTCAGATCATCATTCGGGCCGAAGTGAAGTAA
- a CDS encoding invasion associated locus B family protein, translating to MLRQPLAVLGALTLFGVMSASAAPSVVRQYSDWIVFTEDIGGERLCYAATQATDKAPRSADHGDVWFYVSNWRSGKARNQPSLKVGYELRGDLPGKAKIGRADWSLFGVGREAFAQDTDDAPLVRQLKRGSELRVEATSARNTRVTYHFSLSGSSNAIDRAASICR from the coding sequence ATGTTGCGCCAACCCTTGGCCGTTCTGGGCGCGCTGACACTGTTCGGAGTCATGTCCGCATCAGCGGCGCCGAGTGTCGTGCGACAATACTCCGACTGGATTGTGTTTACCGAGGATATTGGTGGCGAGCGTCTGTGCTACGCGGCCACTCAGGCCACGGATAAGGCGCCGCGATCGGCGGATCATGGCGATGTCTGGTTCTATGTTTCGAATTGGCGGTCCGGCAAGGCACGCAACCAACCGAGCCTGAAAGTTGGCTACGAGCTGCGCGGCGATCTGCCCGGAAAGGCGAAAATCGGTCGCGCCGATTGGTCCTTGTTCGGGGTCGGGCGCGAGGCCTTTGCTCAGGATACCGATGACGCTCCGCTTGTGCGGCAGTTGAAGCGCGGTAGCGAGCTGAGAGTCGAAGCGACCTCGGCGCGCAATACGCGGGTGACTTACCACTTTTCACTGTCCGGATCGTCGAATGCGATCGATCGCGCCGCTTCAATCTGTCGTTGA
- a CDS encoding sigma-70 family RNA polymerase sigma factor, which produces MSLELTGSDPTERERLADCVEQIAQSRSRTAFSEIFEYFAPRLKSYLIRLGSEPSSAEEIMQEVMLNVWRKAEQYDRRQASVSTWIFRIARNRRIDTLRRLNKPELDAEDPMLQPAEAEQPDITVNRAQIEIQVREAMETLPEEQLVLLKAAFYDGLSHSEIAKRFDLPLGTVKSRIRLAFLRLRGSLERDH; this is translated from the coding sequence GTGTCCCTCGAACTCACCGGAAGTGACCCGACTGAACGGGAACGCCTGGCCGATTGCGTGGAGCAAATCGCGCAGTCTCGTTCGCGCACGGCCTTTTCCGAAATCTTCGAGTATTTCGCCCCGCGCCTGAAGAGCTATCTCATTCGTCTCGGCAGTGAACCGTCCAGCGCAGAAGAGATCATGCAGGAAGTGATGCTGAATGTCTGGCGCAAGGCGGAGCAGTATGACCGCCGACAAGCCTCGGTCTCGACTTGGATCTTCCGCATCGCCCGCAACCGCCGGATCGACACGTTGCGCCGCCTCAACAAGCCGGAACTCGACGCCGAAGACCCAATGCTTCAGCCCGCGGAGGCAGAGCAACCTGACATCACCGTCAATCGCGCGCAGATCGAAATCCAGGTCCGGGAGGCCATGGAAACCCTGCCGGAAGAACAGCTCGTCCTGTTGAAAGCCGCCTTTTATGACGGCCTTTCTCACTCTGAAATCGCCAAGAGATTTGACCTGCCCCTAGGCACGGTGAAGTCGCGTATCCGCCTCGCTTTCCTGCGACTGCGCGGATCACTGGAGCGCGATCACTGA
- a CDS encoding ChrR family anti-sigma-E factor: MGKAHLNDFGEVYSSYAAGCLDPAFCLLVETQAALRPDVSRAVARAETIAGIFLESEQAAELSEGAAAKALAMIDAFEANELPAREAVHQANEGLDEFLALPEPLRETALASFQSNKWQALSSGIRRLKLDANSQAEVELYRIEPGCTVPRHSHKGSEFTLVVSGGFSDESGSFGPGDISVKGPEDTHQPTGDMDGVCYALAVRDGGLKFTGIMGLVQRLVGQ, translated from the coding sequence ATGGGCAAGGCGCACTTAAACGATTTTGGAGAAGTGTATTCCAGCTACGCCGCTGGGTGCCTGGATCCTGCGTTCTGCCTGTTGGTGGAAACGCAAGCCGCGCTGCGCCCGGATGTCAGCCGAGCCGTCGCGCGCGCCGAAACGATTGCGGGGATCTTCCTCGAATCAGAACAAGCTGCGGAACTCAGCGAAGGCGCTGCGGCGAAGGCATTGGCCATGATCGACGCCTTTGAAGCCAATGAACTCCCCGCGCGCGAGGCCGTGCACCAGGCGAACGAAGGATTGGACGAGTTTCTGGCGCTGCCAGAGCCCCTGCGCGAAACCGCGCTGGCCTCCTTCCAGTCAAATAAATGGCAGGCGCTCTCGTCAGGCATTCGTCGTCTGAAGCTGGACGCGAACAGCCAGGCCGAAGTCGAACTCTACCGAATCGAGCCCGGCTGCACGGTGCCCCGTCATAGCCACAAAGGCAGCGAATTCACGCTGGTCGTCTCTGGAGGTTTCTCAGATGAGAGCGGCAGTTTCGGACCCGGCGATATCAGCGTCAAAGGCCCTGAGGATACCCACCAGCCAACGGGCGACATGGATGGCGTCTGCTACGCGCTCGCCGTGCGGGATGGCGGCCTGAAATTCACCGGCATCATGGGGCTCGTCCAGCGCCTGGTCGGACAGTAA
- a CDS encoding DUF2794 domain-containing protein: MAQVTPLKKTSRKPKIAFQRQEMSAILDVYGRLVMSGQAKDYAVGAHKDQAVFAIFKRHAETPNWTILKTPSLARMQGAYAVLGAQGQILKRGRDLKQVLSVFETRKFEIVR, translated from the coding sequence ATGGCACAAGTTACACCGCTCAAAAAGACCTCCCGCAAACCCAAGATAGCTTTTCAGCGCCAGGAGATGAGTGCGATTCTCGATGTTTATGGCCGCCTGGTCATGTCGGGCCAGGCCAAGGACTATGCGGTCGGCGCGCACAAGGACCAGGCCGTCTTCGCGATCTTCAAGCGACATGCAGAAACGCCGAATTGGACGATCCTGAAAACGCCATCTCTGGCCCGCATGCAGGGCGCCTATGCAGTGCTTGGTGCGCAGGGTCAGATCCTCAAACGCGGCCGCGACCTGAAGCAGGTTCTCAGCGTCTTCGAAACCCGCAAGTTTGAGATTGTCCGCTGA